The sequence GGGCCGTGCATCATGGGTGATTGGACACTGTCCGGTTATTGATGAAGAAACCGCCTGGTATTATGGAAGCAAGGTCGAAAGACCTTGCTTCTTTTTTTGCCCTCAGTCGGCCGATCCAATAACCCATTGACAAAATGAACCTTTTTAATTTATTGATGTTTAATACTTGAAGAGAATGGCATATGCCGGAAGGCAAATGCATTGGAGATGAAGTTGAAGGATCCTGAACTGATATCGAAATCAATTTATTATCAACTGGCCGACTTATTCGAAATATCGGCGATCTATAATCATAACGATCGATTGATATTCCGTGCCCGGCCGTACGCCGACAGGGAAAGCGCCGTCGCCAAAATGCACAGCCGCCTTCACCCCTCCGGTTTTATCGCTGATGTCAACGAGGATGCCGCCGGCCTTCTGATCGTTGTCAGAAGAGATGAATCTCTCAGGATACCATGGATCAACATCCTCCTTTTCCTGGGGACGCTGATAACAATGTTCCTGGCACCGTTGATGTGGCGCCTGGACGTCGATGTCCTCCTCAATCCTAAAGCGATCCTTGAGTACCTTGGGCAGCCGGAAGCCTTCCGGGAAGGTATCGAATTTACAATTGCCTTGATCACGATTCTGCTCTTTCATGAATTCGGACATTATCTGGCCGGAAAGCGGCGGGGGGTTTTTATGTCCCTGCCGTATTTTCTCCCTGCACCCAATATTGCCGGAACATTCGGAGCCGTAATAAAATCCCGGTCTCCAATCACCAACCGCCGTGACCTGATTGAGGTCGGCGCCGCCGGACCGCTGGCCGGATTCATTATTGCCGTAATCGTCATATCCATCGGGTTTGCCAATGCCCAGCTTCTTGAGATAACCACCGAAGGCTGGAGCCTTGGAGAATCGATGCTGATCAAATTATTGGGGTGGCTGATAATCGGCCCGCTTCCCGACGGCTATGCCATCAAGTTATCTCCGGTAATTATTGCGGGCTGGGTGGGGCTCCTGGTCACAATGCTCAACCTGTTGCCGCTCGGACAGTTAGATGGGGGACATATTGTTTACGGACTCTTTGGAAGGACGCAACATAGACTCAGCAGGCTCTTTTTCGCCATGATGGTGGCCCTGGGATTCTGGTGGCCGGGATGGTGGTTTTTCGGAGTTCTGGTGTTCTTATTCGGTATTAAACACCCGCCGACGGTGAATGACTCGATGAAAGTACCCCGTTCGACCCGTCTTCTTGGATATATTGCGATTGTTATATTTGTGATCAGCTTTGTACCGGTGCCGTTCTCGTAATGAATGTATCCTGATTGACTTTGCCGTCGGTCCCATATACGGTCAGGCAGTCAATCAAACCTTCGGAATAGGCCTCCAAAAATGCATCCACAATATCCGGGTCAAATTGAAGACCCTTGAATTTGATCAATTCATCCAGTGCCTTCGGGGCATCAGCGCCCGGACGATAAGGCCGGTCGGACATGATGGCATCAAAGGTATCCACGACCGCCAGCAGCCGTCCTTCGACGGGAATATTTTTTCCTTCGAGCCCCTGAGGGTACCCCTTTCCATCATACCGTTCATGATGGGTAAGGACGTACGGAATGACCGGCTCAAGAAAGGGTATACCGCGCAAAATTCTGGCCCCCATCTCGGGATGTTTTTGCATCGTGGCCATTTCATCCGCTGTTAATCTGCCGGGTTTATTGAGAATGGCATCGGGGACACCGATTTTCCCGATATCGTGCAGGATGCTTCCATAGCGCAGCTCCAGCATTTTTTCATTATTCCAGCCAAGCTTGCGGGCGATGACTTTGGCCACCCGGTAAACGCGTGAGGTATGTCCGGCGGTGTAGATGTCGCGGGCTTCAACCGCATTGGCCAGGGCCTTTATTGTCAGCAGGTATGATTTGCGCAGGTTACGATCCATAAAATTACTTTCGACAGCCGAGGCCGCGGTCGATGTCAAGAGTGAAAGCATATGCTCCTGACCCGGAGTGATATAATTGAAACTATTCAGGCACACGAGGTTGAGGTAACCGATATTCAACCCTTTGGAAACAAGGGGATATACCACAAATGATCGTTTGAATGTCTTTTCCTCTTTATCGATTTCATCATTGAAAGTTTGCGGTCTGTTCAGCCCAAGAGTCAGCGCGCCGTTCAGACCGTTTCCCCTCAGGAAATCATCAATTTGGGTATCGGCATCGGTATATGACAGGCAGCGCAGCCGGTACTTGTTTGCCTTGCGGTCCAGCAGAATCAGGGAGGCCGCCGTTGCGGCCAGTGCCTGCACCGCCGAGTTTACAATCTGGTCAAGAAGCTCATCCAGTCCGACCCCATGCGTAAAGGTCTCGCTTATCTTCATCAATTCGAGCTGACTCCGCAATTCGACGTTCTCACGTTTGACGCGCTGATGTTCCAGACCGCGTTTGATTGTCGATTTCAGATCTTCCAATTTGAACGGTTTTATCAGGTAATCATATCCACCCTTCTTGAGAACCGATATGGCTGTCTTTACGGTCGGGTAGCCGGTCATCAGAATGACGACGGCATCCGGATGATTCTGAAGGGTCTTTTCAAGAATCTGAACGCCGGAATAATCTCCCATGACAAGATCGGTCAGAACCAGGTCAATACCTTTTTCAGAAATGAAGTTGATGGCTTTCTGGGGGTCGGTAAATTTGTGCACACGGAAGCTGTCAAATTCGCTGAGAGCTTCCATTATAATATTGCAAACATACTTTTCGTCATCAATTACAACGATATTTTTGGTATCTTTATTCATCCCCGACGTTCCTTAAAATTAAGGCAAATATCCCGTAGCAACATATATCTCCATATCGGAATAAATTCCGGGGCCGGACATAGTGATTCTACCAAATGTATTAAAATTGTTCTTTATGTGGGAGAAAACCTACTGTTGACGATATTGCTCGCCGGCATGGTAGGAAGAACGCACCAGCGGCCCCGAAAAAACCGATTTTATGCCTGTTTCGCGGGCCTTTGAGGCCAGGGCTTCAAATTCGGACGGATGATAGTACCTTATAACGGGGTGATGTTTTTTTGACGGAGACAGATATTGACCGATCGTAAGAAAGGCGACTCCGGCTGTATGAAGGTCGGCAAACACCTCTAGAAGTTCCGCCTCCGTTTCACCCAAGCCGACCATAAGACCCGATTTGACCGCCGCCCGAGCATCATCAGCGGCATATCTTAAAACTTCGAGCGACCTTCTATAAACGGCTCCCGGGCGGACAGTCCGGTAGAGCCGGGGAACGGTTTCGACATTATGATTGAAAATGTCCGGGCCGGCATCAAGGACAATGCCGACCTGATCGAAAATTCCCTTGAAATCAGGCGTAAGGACTTCAATGGAGATATCTCGTTTCAACTCGCGTATGGCCCTGATAACTTTCGCAAATTGACCGGCGCCCCCATCGGGGAGATCATCCCTGGTGACTGAAGTAATAACGGCATGACTGATACCCAGAATCTCCACGGTTCGGGCTACGCGCGCCGGTTCTTCGTCCTCGATCGGCGCCGCCTGCCCCGGAGTGACATTACAAAAGGAGCAGTTACGCGTGCAGTTTGGCCCCATTATCAAAAATGTGGCGGTCCCCGAAGAAAAACATTCGCCGCGATTGGGACAATTGGCCTCCTGACAGACAGTATGAAGATTATGCTCTTTCAGAAGCGATTGTACTTCGAGATATTTATGGTTACCGCAGGCCCTGACTTTGAGCCAGGGGGGCTTGCCGTTTGATTCTTTTGAATTCGTTTCCATGGCCTAAATGTTTAATTTTTATACACCCTTTCAGTTCCACTCGCAAAACCGCGGCATTACTTAATCCGCCGTCTTAAGTTAATGAAAATACGCACGATATCAAGAGTAGTATAATTTTTTCTGCAAAAAGGAGTTCTCTATGGCTCGAAAGGCTGTGTTATTCCTGTTTGCCTTCTTTATTTTGTGCTGGTCGGCGAACGGGCTTGATTTTAAGAATGGCGCGCATATAGATTTCCTGTCCGAGACAATCCCCGAAAGCTATTTTACCGCTCCCAATTTTGCCACCTCCGAATTATGCACAGTCAGACACGACGTTGATGGAGACTTGATGAAGGTAACTCACTGGCTGCTGGGGGACGAGCTCTACAAATCATTTCAGAATCCCGGACTGTCCTGTGATGGGCCATATCCCTTTACGGTCGAGGAAGTGTATATGGTGCTGTGGTTCGACAGGTTGTGTACCCTCTATGTTTCGGTTGATGTCGAAACGGCGAATCTGACCAATCCGAGTTGCCCCTTTCCGGGGAACCTGCTGTCGATTTCATCGACGTACATGATGGTCGTTCCGGGCTCGGGATTGTATCAACTGGGACTTCCGCTTGATTCTCCGGCGGTTGTCAATGAGCCGTATTTCGCCGGCTTCTATTTTGCAGATTATGTCGACACTCTATCGGGAGCATCGCCGGTAACCGATGTTGTCCCGAGACCCTGCGTATCCTATAATATCTGGGATACCGAAATAGGATTCGTGGATTTATACAATACCGGCTTTCCCTCTTTCCCGCGATTCCCCGGCCGGCTCCTGCTTTATTCGACAGGAACACCGGGTGGTCAGGGAGATGTGGAACCGGAGCCATCGGTGACAATTCTTAAGCCTTACTATAACGAAATCGTCGTGGATGATATTACATATGGGCCGCCGAAGCATCGGGAAGCGGTATCATTGATTATATGAAGTTCGAATATCGCCCCCAAGCCGGCTCATGGATTGAAATCGGCCGTGACGATGACGGCAGTTCCGCTATCCGAAATGGAATCGATCCGGCTGTGCCCGGCGACGGCTTCAGCAGATCATGGGATTATTCCGGTTTGTCGGAAGGAATATACTGGCTAAGGGCCACTGTCTATGATACGCTGGGAAGATTCGATGCCGATTCGGTCCTTGTTACAATAGATCCCACTCCGCCGATGCCGGCCCTGGTCAATCCGTTGCCGACCGACACCGTCTGCCTTCCAATGATTCTCGAAATTACTACCCCCGATGAAAATGTCAGCCTGGTCAAATTCGAGAAAAAGACGGCAAAAATGACTTATGAAATGCCGGTTGCGACGCTTAATCAAACTCCCTTCGGACCTCATTATTGCGGCCCCGTGGCCGGGGCGATTGCCGTAAAATACTGGTTCGACCAGGGCAATATCTACTGCATGCGCGAAGGCTCTAAATATCTGACCATTGATACCGTCGCCGCGCGGCTGGCCGACAACATGCTCACCGATGAAAATAATGGGACGTCCGATGATATGTTCTATTATGGTCTTCAGCAGTACATCGTAACGCACGGCAATGAGCTTCGGCTCAATGCTTACCGTGATCCCGAATATCTTGATTATAGAATTCTTTTTCAGGAAAGAGAACTGGTGCTTATTCTCGGGCTATCGGGAGATCCCGGCGTTTATCTGGTCGCGGCCGGTGTCTCCGGTCTGGTCGATAATCAGGGGCGCTATTCAATCAGGGCATCCGATCCCCTTACGGGCGGCATAGTGGATACGTACTTGCGCGATATCGCCGGCAGCGCCGAAATATATTACAATGGAAGCTGGCATCATCTTGATATAATCATTACCGTCAACGGCTACAATCATACAGTCACCCGTGAATATATAGGCGCCGACAACTCATCCGCCGGCGGCTGGACCTTCGCCTGGAATTCCATCGACCTGCTTGAGGACTCCCTGTATTTTATTACCGCGACAGTCTCGGACGTTACCGGTCGAACCGCCATGAAAACATCGATGTCCCTTTATGGATGCGGTTTTTCATATGAGCCGGGCGATTACGACAATGACGGTTTAGCCAATATTGCGGACGCCTTGTTCTTGATTGATTACATTTATAAGGACGGTGAGGCGCCGGTCGGGGGCGCGGGACGGGCCGATGCCAACTGTGACGGCAATATCGATTTGAATGATGTCATCTATGTCATAAAGTATGTCATGGCACAGGGAGCCGCCCCCTGTTATTAAAATTTATTCGGAATAAATTATAAGGGGAGCCGCCGAAGCGGCTCCTTTTTATTTACGCGAGAGTGCGGCCGAAACGGCTCGGCCGGCCACTTCGGTATCAATGCCGCATACTTCAATGACCTTGTCGACGGCCTCATCAAAATAGACGACCCATTCTTTATCGGGATACTTCCTGACCAGATCGTCCGTTATCTCATCGGCGATGCAGGAAATATAGCGGGCATAGCGCCTTCGCTTTTCCACCACCAGAAAGGGAACCAGATATTTGCGGGTCAGCCAGACGACCAACGCCATGAATACAGCCCCGATGCCACCCGCGATGCCCAATATGTTGTTCAACATAAAATCAATAAATGAAACAAGAATGAATGTGATCAGCGGAAACATAATACCTCCTTTTGTTAATTACCAAGTCATCAGCCAGCCTGGCTGATTGGGTACGGTTACTCTCTCCCGAAATATTGTCCCGTCGGTACGAGACACGGTTATCTCGTAGCGGGTGGTATCAGGATCCAGCATATTATTGGGGATCAGGTCCAGATAGAAATAACCATTTTCATTCGAAGTGGTCTTTACTTTAAATGGCGAAATCAGACCTGCCCCGGCCCTGGTCACGCCGGCGGGAAGCCAGGCGGTTATTTCGGCGCCCGCCTGAGGATTGCCGCTGATACCATATATAAAACCATACAGGCGGCACAAGGATGGCATCGACGGCTCACCGGGATCAAACCGGTATCCGTAAACCGTATCAGTGCCCGGCCCCGAAATAACAAGTGTATCGAAATTGTCGAATATATAACCGGGAGAAAAACAGACCGCCAGCAGGCTGTCGGCGTCCAGATTGAATCCGGCATAACCGTCATTGCCTGATTTTCCAAGAGCTATCAAGGCCGATTGCTCCAAATTGCGTATGGCAATATTGACTCCGGGAATCACCTGATTTATTATGCTGTCTAAAATAATAACATCATAAGAGTACAGTCCGCTGCTAATACCTATCTGGCCCCGATAAGCCAGCGAGTCCTCGAGGACTCGATTGGCCACGGTATCCGCCGCCGTCCCCCCTATTTCGACGGCGTGGACTCTCGGATAGGAATCCTCCCGAACACTCATGGAATCAATCAAAACAGTATAATAGGTGCCTTGGAATTTTGAGGCGGTCAGCGCCGCATCGTGTATTTTATTGGCATCAATAGCCGCAATACCTATTTCCGTGGCATCCAGAGTTCCGATGACATTATCCAGATCGACGGCGGCATATCCGCCGGATGAAACCGCCAGTTTTCTTCCGGCCGTAACAGGCTGCAGCACCCATTGCGACTGGCTTTCGAGACTGTCGATTATTTTCGAGAGAGAATCCAGAACATTGTTAACGCTGTCCACCACCCGGCGCGCCCAGGCAGCCGAATCAAGGCTGTATTCCAAAGGAGAATTTACTACCTGGAAAAAACCGCCGGTTGATGTTATCAGATCGGCATCGCTGTTATCATCGATCATCAAAATATATGAATAAAGCCCGTTGACCGGATTGGCCCCATCCAGCACCGAAACCCTCTCGACAAATACGTATGATTTCCCGCCATCAAAATCCTCCCAGTCACAACTTTTTATCCGGGTATCATTGTACGCCATAGAGTCGCGATAGGATATTGCTCCACCGGGATAAAAAATGGCCAGATATACGGAATCTCCCGACATCAGGTCAACCGGATTCCCTAGAGAATCGAGCGGTGCAAAAGGTATCGCCAGCGTGTCCCGATATGGCCCGTTGCTGACAAGACCGTAGCTCCATGCCGTGCAAAATGAAACAATTGATAAAGCCAGACTCAACAAAATCGCTTTTCGCATATTTTCCCCCCTCCGGTATTAGTAAAGTGATATGTCCATATATTTATCTTCACGGCCGGATACCTCGCTGCCGCCAAGTATTTTCCGCCTTCGGGCCGGCATTTGAGAACCACCGGATTCGACCGTATACTCGATATAGGTGCTGAATCCGTCATTTTTGCTGAAATATCCGGACAGACTGTCGGGTACATTCCAGCCGGTCAAGTCGAAATATTTTACATCGCCCCAACCGGTCGCATCGGCATGTACTCGAAGTTTGTTGTTAGTGGAATTATAGCCCTGGAATGAAGCAATATATGTTATTCCCGGATTCAGGTGCCCGGCCATGGGACACTCTTCCCAGTGGGCCGAAGTATCGGTTATATCAACGGTGGCAGAAGAGGCATGATATGTCGAGCTGCCAAGATCAGTACCCTTTGTATATGAATGGACCTTGATCTGCAATACTCCCTCAATATCACCGTTTACATCGCAATAAACATATCCGCCGGTAATTTCACCCTCCCCGGTTTCCGCCTGACCGACATTCCATAGCACATTATGTCGATAGTTGACAATGGTCAGCCCCCAGGCCCCGACGGAGGTCTTGCCGAATGTCGGATCGACGACGATCGGATATGCGGCATTTTCAAGAAAACTTTCCGGGATATCAATCGTCATAAGGCCGGCCAGCGTGTCAATATTCATCCAACACCGGGCCGAGTCGCCCCGGCTGTCATAAATAAGCGGCCGTTTAATATGAAAGGCCTTACCGGTGGCATAGCTCTCATAGAGAGTATCGCACCCGTTTATGTATCTCCGGTTGTGGCGCCGATTGGAGTGATATACCGCATAAGAACCTTGTGCCCAGTCCGGGCCGGTGACCGAGAAATAATCATCAAAAAAAGCCGAATCCTGATAGTAAAACGTCAGGTTTTTCGAGTCTATTTCAAATTTCAGGACATTCGATTTCGGGACAGTGTCAAACCGCATTTCCCATTCCAGACTGCCGTCATCAAGCAAATACAGGCTAATGGCCAGATCGCTGTCGGCAATGCAATCAATTTGGGGATTATTATTTATTGTTTTCATCGAAGCCACGGCGACTGATCCAAAACCTGTCGGGATCAGATCAACAATAAAGCAGCACTCTTTACCCCAGGCATTAATCCCCAGGGTCGGCTGAAAGTTTTCGGCCAGCGAATCGCCGACAACAAAAGTTAAAGAACGGTCTTTGCGATTAGTCATATGACTTCCCCGATCAACGTCATAAACAGCATACATGGAATTTCCACTGCTGCCTGCACTTGCCCCGGTGACAAGACCGACAAATAATATCAACAGCGCTTCAAGCATAGTACCCTCCCGGACTTGGTATGAATTATGACTCTTTTTTGGTTCTCTTCTGTTTTTTCTTTGCCGGCTTCGAGCCGCCGGGCAGTGTTTCCCGGCGAAGTTCATCGATCATATCCCAGAATTTTTTCTCCGCCTTTCCCGTAACCGATAGTTTGTTTTTCATGTCAATCACCTTTAAAAGATCTCCGATTTTAACGGATTCGTAATTCAATCCCTTATGTATCTTCTGTTTCAAATCCTCGAGCATCTCAAGGTCGGTAAGATTCTTCTCTTCTTCCATGAGATTATGAAGCCTTCAAAACATGTCCCGTCTCGTATATGAAGAAATCGACACTGACAGGTCCCGGTGCGGCCGGATCGCGCGCGATCCTGAAACCGGTGTTCGATTCATCACCGGCCAGATACGCCTGATAGGGAGATCTGGGCCGAATCAATACACGCGGCGATTCAATCGACGATGGCAGGGGGTTCCCGTAGTGATCAATGAGTTCCTCGAATCGGATATCCTGGGCGGCTCCTCCGATTGTCGATCGGCCGAACATTAACCGGCTTGTACTTTCAACGGTCTCCACGGCGAGATAATGCATTTCGGCATCGTCAGCCGTTCCCCAGATGACAACATCGCGCACTACCCACATTCTTCGGCCCAAAAGAAAATTTATGGATTGCATGGCGCCTCCTTTTATGAATGAACAGGTCGGCTTAATCGGCCGGCCTGAGCTCTGAAAGATTTGAGAAGACTATCGTAATCGCTTCGATAGCTTTCTGCAATGACCAGCCATGCCGATGCCGCCTGGTGACCATTTGCAGCAGTAATCAGATCTCCGGCGGCAGCCATCCGGCAGACCAGCGAGACGGCAAAATATGTCGCCGCCGCCTGAAGTGCGGCATCGGCTCCAAACTGACGATGCGGATCGACCTGCTTTTCGACTATGGCATTAGCCTCGGAAACCGCCTCATTTATCAATTCATCATCGATTCGGCTCATGGATAGTTCATAATCGACCAGAACTGTTTGACCGGCCTGAATATTGCCGCCGCCAAGCCGTCGTATCATGCCCGCCGTGTAATCAATGCTGTAGTCGCTCCCTTCGATATATATAGAGTAATGATAGTACCACACGGCAACCCGGCCATCGACCGGGATAGCGCCGCCATCAATCGATTTAATAATACCGTTTGTGGAATCAACCGAGTAATCGATGTTCTCGCGGTAAATCTTACCCAGGGAGCTGTTAGAGGCCACCGTCACCGAATTGGACGTCAGGTGTTCGTTACTCAACGTCACTGTGCCGTTTACTACCATGACATCTTCGAATACCGGTGAATAGTCTTTAATTGCCTTGACCACAATTGAGTTCTCGACAAGGTTGCGCCCCGGAAGATTGATCCATTCCTGGTCGGAAAAAACCACAGGGTGGTCCAGACGCAGCCCGGTGGCGCTCTCATCGAAACTTATATGCCTTCTGACCAGATCAGCGTTTGTGTATGACATTTAGCACTCCATTAATATAAAGGCCCCGACCTTCGCGACAGCACTTACATGAGTCCCGACAGGGCCGGTGTTAAATTCGGAGGTGACGACAGCTCTGATCCAGAAAAGGTAATTGTCATTAAGCCTATTTTTCTGCCAGTTATTCGGTACTGAGATCATGTCATCCCACAGCATATAATCCTTCTCAATATCTTCAAGGTTAAAGCTGCCCCCCTCCGGCTCGAAACTTGCCCAGTCCTGCCCATTAAAGTACTGCCAGCTTATATTGCCCCCGCTTCCGGGAACCGACAGAATTATATGCAGGAAGTGAAACCTGTTTTGCATTCCCAGGTACAACGCGTCACCGGGCATCTTAAGTAGAGTCGAGGTTCCTGAATAAAACATATCACCGGCAACACTATCCGCCGCCTGCGCCGTGAGATCCTGGTAAGAGGCAAAAGTTGAACTGTAGCAGATTGCTTCATCGAATGGTCGGGAAGATTCAATCATTTCCAGCGGCTCCGTGAAACTGCTTCCCTGACGACGGCAGCACAGAACCCTCCGTTGATTATCGATAAATTCCGACAGGTACACTACGTAGGGATTATTGTTGAAATAGCGCAGCTGCGGAAAATCGCCGCCGCTTTCATCAATAACGGCAACACCGCTCCACTTGCTTCCGTCAAATTCGCGGAAAGACAAGGTACCGCTATCGAAGGTAACACCGACCCGATTATCGGCCGAAATTGCCGTATCGAAATTATCATCAAATCCGGAGCCGGTGGCAATGTCCTCCTCATCTTCCCAAAGCTCCAGAAAAATATGTTTTCTGCGACAGGACAGACGGGTACCATCGATTGTGTAAATGAGGTATGTGTACGATCCCATTGACTGGACCTTCGACCAGGCCGATGAGACTCCGGATGCGATTTCGTATCCATAACTTGACGGCCCGTTGCCCCAGTTTTCCCCCCGGTCAATGGAGTGCTTGGCATTGATATAGTACTGTCCAGACGAGATCCTCGTCCATGACACCCAGAGCTTATCCGGCTGTTGAAGTTCAATTGACGGATTCAGATTATTG is a genomic window of candidate division Zixibacteria bacterium HGW-Zixibacteria-1 containing:
- the lipA gene encoding lipoyl synthase, which encodes METNSKESNGKPPWLKVRACGNHKYLEVQSLLKEHNLHTVCQEANCPNRGECFSSGTATFLIMGPNCTRNCSFCNVTPGQAAPIEDEEPARVARTVEILGISHAVITSVTRDDLPDGGAGQFAKVIRAIRELKRDISIEVLTPDFKGIFDQVGIVLDAGPDIFNHNVETVPRLYRTVRPGAVYRRSLEVLRYAADDARAAVKSGLMVGLGETEAELLEVFADLHTAGVAFLTIGQYLSPSKKHHPVIRYYHPSEFEALASKARETGIKSVFSGPLVRSSYHAGEQYRQQ